A segment of the uncultured Desulfobulbus sp. genome:
GGCAAGATCATTCATCCGGAAAAGGTTCTCGCCCGTATTGAGGAGGAATTCTAAGTCATGACCACCAATCCCAAAAAACTGGCCAAACAGCCCGAACATCCGCTTGACGACCTGATCCGCACCGACCGCATTCCCCACATCTGGTGTCCCGGCTGCGGTATCGGCACGGTCTTTTCCTCCTGCCTGAGCGCCATCAAGGCAACGCAAATTCCCTACAACCAGTTCGCCATGGTTTCGGGTATCGGCTGTTCCGCCCGTGGGGCAGGCTACATTAAACTGGATTCGTTCCATACCACCCATGGCCGCGCCATTCCTTTTGCCACCGGCATCAAAATGGCCAAACCGGACCTGAAGGTGATCGTCTTTTCCGGCGACGGCGATCTCTTTGCCATCGGCGGCAACCACTTCATTCATGCGGCCCGGCGCAACATGGACCTCACCGTTATCTGCGTCAACAACCTCACCTACGGCATGACCGGCGGTCAGGTAGCGGCCACCACCCCCAATATGGCCAAATCCACGACCACGCCACAGGGCAACCCGGATGCACCGTTCAACCTGCCGCTCTTGGCCTACGCCTCGGGTGCCTCCTATGTCGCCCGCTGGACCATCCTCCAGACCCGCGACCTGACCACGGCGATCAACGAGGCCATCACCCGCAAGGGATTTTCCTTTATCGAGGTCCTTTCGCCCTGTCCGATCAACTATGGCCGCCGCAACAAGGAAAAGCCCATCGACACCCTCAAACTCTACCAGGATCACACCATTATCAAGCACGGTGCCAATCCGGCCCTGGCGGACATCGATTTTGAAAAGGGTGTGGTGATCGGCAAGTTTATCGACATCGACCGGAGCACCTGCGACGACCGCTACGCTGAGCTGCATCGGCCCTGCAGCGACGACTAACCCTTTTGATTGGCTCTACGGGAAGACATCACACTCATGAGTACAGAAACAGCACACAAGCAAACGGAAATCATCGTCACCGGTTTCGGCGGCCAGGGGATTATTCTCGCCGGTCGCATACTCGGTATGGCGGCCTCGCTCGTTGACAAGAAGGAGTCGACTCTGGTTCAGGCCTATGGACCTGAATCCCGTGGCGGCGCCTGCAATGCCCAGGTCATCATTTCCGACACCCCGATTCATTACCCCTACGTCAATACGCCCAAAATCCTGGTGGCCATGTCCCAGGCCGGCTATGACAAGTTCGCCCCAGCCCTGCTGGCCGATTCCATACTTCTGGTGGATCAGGACCTGGTCAACCCGGAAAATGCGGTCTGTGATTCCTTCGCCATTCCGGCGACCCGTATGGCGGAAAATCTCGGTAACAAGATGATGGCCAACATCATCATGCTTGGATTCTGCACCGCCATCACCGGCGCGATTTCCCCGGAAGCGGCCCAGGCAACCATCCAAAAATCCGTGCCCAAAGGGACCGAGGTGCGCAACGTCGAGGCCTACAGCAAGGGCTACGACTACGGGCTTTCCACCCTCAAGGGACGTGAAAAACGGGCCGCGGGCCAGACAGGAGTCATGGCATAATGAAACGACAGAAAGAACGCCTCTACCGAGTCATTGTTGCCGGGGCCACGCCCGAAGGCATCGCCGCCACCTGCAAGCTCGGGGAACTGGGTATTCCAGTGACCCTGGTCGACTCCGCTCCGGACCTTGACCGCAAACTCGCGGCCGAAAAGTATCGCCTGCCCTCGGGACTGACTTTCAATTACGCCCATCGTCCCGGCTTGATCCGCATCATCCGCAACGGTGCCATCCGCACCATGCTGCCGGCCTCGATCAGTTCGATCAAACATACCGCCCAGGGATTCAGCGTCCGTATCGATCAGGAACAAACCTTTATCGATGCCGACCGTTGTGCCAACTGTGGCAAATGCGCCACGGTTTGTCCGGTGGAGCATCCTGAGCACGGTAAAGCCCTGCGCTATGCGGCTCGGACTGCCTTGCCGGGCCGACCGTACATCGACAAGCGTAAAACCCCGCTCTGTCAGGAGAGCTGTCCGCTCGGGGTCAATGCCCAGGGATATATCGCCCTGGCGGCCCAGGGGAAGTATGACGAGGCCTTGGCCCTGATACGGCGGGACAACGTCCTGCCCGGCATCTGCGGACGCATCTGTACCCATCCCTGTGAGGAGGCCTGCCGTCGCGGCGGAGTGGACGATCCGGTTTCCATTCGGGCGATCAAGCGTTTTCTCGCCGATTATGAAGGGGAGGATCGCAAACGTCAGGAGGCGGCCGGCTATGCCTTTGCCGCCAAGGTCGAACCAACCCGGCCTGAGAAAATTGCCATTGTCGGCTCCGGTCCCGCGGGTATCGCCGCTGCCGCCGATCTGGCCCGTAAGGGATATGGGGTCACGCTTTTTGAGAAAGAAGCCGAAATCGGCGGCCTGCTCCGCTACGGCATCGGCGCGCACCGTCTCCCCCGGGAAATTCTCGATAGGGAGTTGCAGTTCATTCACTGGCTGGGGGTCGACTTTGCCCCCAATCATCCCATTGATCTCAGCAGTGACCTGAGCCGTCTCGCCAAGGAGTACAACGGTGTCGTCATCGCCACCGGCACCTGGCACGACCGCAAGCTCGGCATTCCCGGCGAGGAGCTCAAAGGCGTTGAAGGCTGCCTCTCTTTCCTCTCCAAAAAAGAGTGGGAGGGGGTGAACACCATTTCCGGCAGGGTCGCGGTTATCGGCGACGGCAACTCGGCCTTTGATCTGGCACGCACCCTGACCCGTATGGGGGCCGAGGTCAGCATCGTTTCCTGGTTCGGTGCCGAGCATATCCCGGCGGATCCCGACGAAGTCCGTGAGGCGGTGGAGGAGGGCGTCGCCATTGTCGATGCCACCCAGGTTGTCGCCTTCCGGGGAGAGAAGGGGACCTTTACCCATCTGGAGTGCAAACCCACCGTTCCCGGCACCCCCGATGAACGCGGCATGATCTGGCCGGTGGTGGATACGGGCAAAGAGGCCTTCACCCTGGCCTTTGATCAGGTCTTTGTCGCCATAGGTCAGGTCGGTGGTTTTACCGCCGATACCTTTGGCGATCTGATCGCGGTGAGCGACCGCGGGTTCATCGATACCGACGATGAGTTCCACACCACCATGGCCAAGGTCTATGCCGCCGGCGACACCGTCTCCGGTCCCTCATCGGTGGTCAAGGCGATGGCTACGGGACGCAAGGTGGCCCGCTCCATTCATTACGATCTGACCGGTATTCGTGAAGAGGTCATGGTTTCGCGTCCCGACAGCCGTGATTTTCGCTGCATTCCCGAAGAACTGCCCAAGCAAAACCGGACAACCATGCCAGAGCGCAGGGCAACTGAGCGCAAGACCAACTTCAACGAGGTCGCGCTTGGCTACAACGCCCTCCAGGTAACCGCCGAGGCCAACCGCTGCCTCCAATGCGGGGTCTGTTCCGAGTGTTTGCAGTGCGTTGAGGCCTGCGGCGCCCTGAAGGCGATCAACCACTACCAGGAAATGGAGCCGGTGGTCGAGCAGTGCGGCGCAGTGATCGTGGCGGATCCCGCGATTGCTCCCAACATCAAGGGCGACGACATCATCCGTGCCTATGGGCCCAAGGCGGCCCGCCCCAACATCAACGACATGATCGTTCGCGGATTTGACGCTGCCGGCCGGGCCATGTTGCTCTTGGGCGGCGCGTCCAACAAGACCAAGGGCCATGGCCGCTCCGTGTCCTTGCCCGATCCCGGACTCTCTCCCGAGATTCGCATTGGTGTCTTTGTCTGCCGCTGCAACGACTCTCTCGGTTGGCTCGATGGCATGAGCAATTACCTCGAGGAGTTGTCTGCATCCAATCCGGCCATTGTCCACACCGAGATGCTCACCTCGGCCTGTGTCGAATCCGGCAGTGCAGATATCATCCGTGCGGTCCGTGAGAAGGCCATCACCCGCATCGTGCTTGCCTCCTGCGTCTGTTGCCCGCTCAATTTTGTCTGCAGCGCCTGCACCGATCAACGCAGCCGCCTGAAGCACAACCTCTTTCATGGCACCGGCATCAGTCGTTCCATGGTGGAAACCTGCAATTTGCGTGGTGAAATTCTCCGCCTGGTGGAATCCCAGCCCGAACTCGCCATTGAACGCTATAAGGGGCTCCTGCAGCGCTCGATCAAGCGCACCTTGACGCTGAAGCCGTTGGCGGCCGTGGATCGCAACTACAACTTTGCGGCCGCGGTCATCGGCAACTCGCAGTCAACCATGAACAGTGCGCTCACCCTGGCTGAAAGCGATCACGAGGTCTTTCGCTTCGGCACGGCCGAACAGCCACTCAAGGATCTGGTGCAGCATCCCAATATCCACAACTTTCCGGACTGGCATGTCAAGGACATCAAGGGGACCATCGGCGATTTCCAGATCCTGATTGAAAACGGCGGGTATGCCCAGGTGTTGCGTGCGGGAACGGTCATCCTCGGGGAGAAGGCGAGGCGTCGCATCGCCTATACCCATCAGGAAGGCCTCCCCAGCTGCACGGTTGAGCCGGTGGCCCAGAAGTACAACGTCACCGGTATTCCCTTTGCCTACCCCTGCGCCACCTCAGTACCGGGGTTGTACCTGGCCGAACCTTCAGATATTAACGTTTCCAAGTTGAAGAAGGGGACGGCCGCTGCAGTCATGGTTGCAGCTGCCATGCCGCGCGGTCCGCGGCAGTCCAAGGGATTCACCGCTGCCATCGATCAGCAGCTCTGCCGTGGTTGTGGCCGTTGTGCCAACGTCTGTCTCTATCATGCTGTGACCCTGCAGCCCAACGAGGTCGGCGGCTGGCATGCCCAAATCGATGAAGCCCTGTGCAAGGGCTGTGGCAACTGCCTCTCGGTCTGCCCCACGGGTGCGGCCGACAGCCCATTTCGTAACCGGGCCTATCTCGAACAGGCCCTTGAAGAACTGCTCTCCAAGGACACGGTCCATGAATAATCAAGATACACAACAACCGCTCAATATACTGCTCTTTGCCTGCAACTGGGGGGCGCATTCCGCCTTCCTGACCCTGCAGGATCAACGACGGCCCATTCCCAACGAGATTCGCATGGTGCGGACCCCCTGTACCGGCCGCATCGACCGGGCGATGATGCTCAAGGCCTTTGCCAAGGGTGCCGATGGTGTGGCCCTGGTGGGCTGCGAGCCCGGGACCTGCCGCTACGGCAGCGGCACCGCCACCTCCCAGCGCAACACCCAGGACGTACAGAAGGTGCTTGACATCATGGGGTTGGGTGGCGAACGCCTCCGCTTTGCCGCCTTCCTGCCGGAAGAATCCGAGGAGCTGCTCTTTTTCCTCCAGGAATTCAGCGCCGATATCCGTCGTCTCGGACCGGCCGGAATCAAGGAGGCCCCGGTGGTGCCGGTTCCGGACCTGGCCACCCGGAAACAGGAGCTGCAGCAGTTGGTGGAAACCTATGACATCCACGCCTGCCAGGACTGCGGCAAATGCACCTCCGCCTGCCCCCTGGCCCTGATCGGCAAGCCCTTCTCGCCGCGGGCCATTGCCTCGGCGGTCATCACCGGCGGCATCCATGCGCCTGGTGTCCAGGAGAATGCCTGGAGTTGCCTCACCTGCGGCATCTGTTACGAGCGCTGTCCGTCCGCGGTCAACTTTCCCGCCTTTATCAAGGAACTGCGCCACCTTTATCGCCAGACGGAACTCCCCGGCCGCGAGGTGCATGGCGGCTTTTTCCACTCCCTGATGCGTTCCCAGACCTCGCCTGCGATCGTGCCCAAGCGGTGGACTAGTTTGCCCGAGGAAATCCGCATCGATCCTGAAAGTCCGGTGCTGTTTTTCGGCGGCTGTGCGCCCTATTACGACATCTTTTTTGGCAAGCGGATGGAGGTGGAAACCAATCGCATCCTGCTTGACAGTCTGCGCTTGCTGAATTTCTTCGATGTCACCCCGCGCCTGCTCCATGACGAGCGCTGTTGCGGCCATGACCTGCTTTGGTCCGGCGACAAGGAAAACTTCACGCGCCTGGCCCAGTTGAATGTCGATAAACTCAATGCGCTGGGCATCGAGACGGTGATCACCACCTGTCCCGAATGTTACCACACCCTGCACACCACCTATGCGGAACAGGGATTCAAGCCCAACTTCAAGGTGGTCCATCTCTACGATTTCCTAGAAGAGCAACTCGATAAGGGCGCGGTCGGTTTCAACGAGTTCGACCATGCCATCACCTTCCAGGACTCCTGCCGTCTCGGACGGATCGAGGGCAGGGTGGATCTGCCGCGCAAACTGCTCAAACGGCTCAAGCCCAAGGGGTTTGTCGAGATGAAAGAATCCGGCAATGCCTCGGTCTGCTGCGGCAACTGTGCCTGGACCGGGTGCGACTCTTTTTCCAAGGCAATGCAGGTCAAACGGCTCGAGCAGGCCCACGCCACCGGCAGCGACCTAGTGGTCACCGCCTGTCCCAAATGTCAGCTCCATCTCAAATGCGCCATGGAAGATCCCTTCCGCAGGGAACAGCTCAGCATCGAGCTGATGGATCTGACCAGCGTCATTGCCCAGACCATTCGCTGGGAGTAGAGTCACTGACGCTCAGGAAAGCCACCACCACTATGTTACAAAAGTTCAACTGTTAAACCGCTAACCAGCTACCAGCTCGTTTTGGAGAGTACCATGTCAAAAATAACCAGCGCTAAACCCGCAGGTGATCAGGAACCCCGCATCGGCGTCTATGTCTGCCACTGCGGCCTGAACATCGCCCAGTCGGTTGACTGCAAGCGTGTCGCCGAAAGCGTGGAAAACAAAGACGGTGTCATCCTTTCCAAGGATATCGTCTATGCCTGTTCCGAACCGGGGCAGCAGTCCATCAAGCAGGACATCATCGACAACGGCCTTGACCGGGTGGTGATCGCCTCCTGTTCGCCGCGCCTCCATGAGGCCACCTTCAAGAAGATGATCGATTCGGTCGGTCTCAATCCCTACATGCTCGATATGGCCAACCTCCGCGAGCAGTGCTCCTGGGTCCATATGAACGACAAGGAGAACGCCACCCTCAAGGCCGAGACCCTGGTCAACATGGCGATTTCGCGCGTACGTGGACTGGAGCCGCTCTACGAGGAAACCCTGCCGCTGACTCCGAAGACCCTGGTCATCGGTGGCGGAGTGGCCGGTATCCAGGCGGCGCTTGATTTGGCCGACAGCGGTTATGACGTTACCCTGGTGGAGAAGAGCCCCTCCGTCGGCGGCGTCATGGCGCAGATCGATAAAACTTTTCCAACGATGGACTGCTCTATTTGAATCTTAGGTCCTAAGATGACAGATGTCGGTCGACATCCCCGGATAAAGCTGTTGACGTTGAGTGAAGTTGTCGATGTAAAGGGTTACGTCGGAAATTTTAAAGTAAAAATTCTGAAAAAAGCCCGTTACGTCGATGAGAAGAGTTGTACCGCCTGTGGAGATTGTGCTGAGGTCTGCCCGGTGGTACGTCCAGATGAATTTAATGTGGGCCTTGGGTCGCGTAAGGCGATTTACAGCCCCTTTCCCCAGGCAGTGCCTTCTTCGTATTTGATCAATGCCAAGGAGTGCCTGGGCCATAATCCCGCGGTCTGTTCGAAGTGCGTCGAGGTCTGCGCCAAGGGGTGCATCGATTTCCACATGTCCGATGAGGAAATCATCGAGGAGGTGGGCACCATTATTGTCGCCACCGGCCTCCAACCCTACGATCCGACCGAGATGGACGAGTACGGCTACACCCGTTTCGAGAACGTGCTTACCAGCCTCGAATTCGAGCGATTGGTGAACGCCAGCGGCCCGACCAAGGGGTCGCTGATTCGGCCTTCGGATCGGCAACACCCGAAATCTGTCGGGTTCATCCAATGCGTCGGTTCCCGTTCCGCGAAAAAAGGTGGCCACTATTGCTCCAACATCTGCTGTATGAACACGGTCAAATCCTCATTGATCATCAAGGAGCATTATCCTGATATCGAGGTCAAGGTGTTCTATATCGATATCCGTGCATTCGGTAAGGGGTTTGAGGATCTCTACACCCGCAGCCGGCGTACGGGCACCCAGTATATCCGCGGCCTGCCCGGTTCGGTCGAGGAGAACGAAGACGGTTCCATGCGGGTCGCGGTGGAGAATTCCGCCAGCGGCAAGCTCGAGTTTCATGACCTCGACATGCTGGTCCTGGCCCAGGGGATGAAACCCGCACCTTCGACCCAGCGTTTGCAGGAGATCATGGGGTTGCAGCTGACCTCGGATGGTTTCTACCTCGAGGCCCATCCCAAGCTGCAGCCGGTGGATGCCGCAACCCGCGGTATCTTCTTTGCTGGATGCGCCGAGGGGCCCAAGGATATCAAAGACAGCGTGACCCAGGCATCGGCTGCCGCCATGCGGGCGATTCGGGTGATGCACAAGGGCGAGATCACCACCGAGCCGATCACCTCGACCATCATTGCCGAGAAGTGCAAATCCTGCGGCAAGTGCGCTGATGTCTGCCCCTATGGTGCCATCACCGTGGATGTGAAGGCGAAAAAACCGGCGGTGGTCAACTCTGCGGCCTGTGCCGGCTGCGGTACCTGCGCTGCCGAGTGCCGCTTCGATGCCATCAGCATGAACCACTTCACCGATGCCCAGATCATCGGCCAGGTGGACACCATGCTGGACGAGGCGCCGGAATCGAAGATCCTCACCTTTGCCTGCAACTGGTGCTCCTATGCCGGTGCCGACTATGCCGGTGTGTCACGCCTGCAGTACCCGGCCAACGTGCATCTGATCCGTGTTATGTGCTCCGGACGGGTTGATGAAAAGTTCATTTGGGAGGGCTTCCGTAAGGGCGCTCCGGTGGTGTTGGTCAGTGGCTGCCATATCGGCGACTGCCACTACATCGATGCCAACCATTGGACTGAAAAACGTGTGGCCCGCATTCACAAAAAGATGGAGAA
Coding sequences within it:
- a CDS encoding 2-oxoacid:ferredoxin oxidoreductase subunit beta encodes the protein MTTNPKKLAKQPEHPLDDLIRTDRIPHIWCPGCGIGTVFSSCLSAIKATQIPYNQFAMVSGIGCSARGAGYIKLDSFHTTHGRAIPFATGIKMAKPDLKVIVFSGDGDLFAIGGNHFIHAARRNMDLTVICVNNLTYGMTGGQVAATTPNMAKSTTTPQGNPDAPFNLPLLAYASGASYVARWTILQTRDLTTAINEAITRKGFSFIEVLSPCPINYGRRNKEKPIDTLKLYQDHTIIKHGANPALADIDFEKGVVIGKFIDIDRSTCDDRYAELHRPCSDD
- a CDS encoding 2-oxoacid:acceptor oxidoreductase family protein, whose product is MSTETAHKQTEIIVTGFGGQGIILAGRILGMAASLVDKKESTLVQAYGPESRGGACNAQVIISDTPIHYPYVNTPKILVAMSQAGYDKFAPALLADSILLVDQDLVNPENAVCDSFAIPATRMAENLGNKMMANIIMLGFCTAITGAISPEAAQATIQKSVPKGTEVRNVEAYSKGYDYGLSTLKGREKRAAGQTGVMA
- a CDS encoding FAD-dependent oxidoreductase; this translates as MKRQKERLYRVIVAGATPEGIAATCKLGELGIPVTLVDSAPDLDRKLAAEKYRLPSGLTFNYAHRPGLIRIIRNGAIRTMLPASISSIKHTAQGFSVRIDQEQTFIDADRCANCGKCATVCPVEHPEHGKALRYAARTALPGRPYIDKRKTPLCQESCPLGVNAQGYIALAAQGKYDEALALIRRDNVLPGICGRICTHPCEEACRRGGVDDPVSIRAIKRFLADYEGEDRKRQEAAGYAFAAKVEPTRPEKIAIVGSGPAGIAAAADLARKGYGVTLFEKEAEIGGLLRYGIGAHRLPREILDRELQFIHWLGVDFAPNHPIDLSSDLSRLAKEYNGVVIATGTWHDRKLGIPGEELKGVEGCLSFLSKKEWEGVNTISGRVAVIGDGNSAFDLARTLTRMGAEVSIVSWFGAEHIPADPDEVREAVEEGVAIVDATQVVAFRGEKGTFTHLECKPTVPGTPDERGMIWPVVDTGKEAFTLAFDQVFVAIGQVGGFTADTFGDLIAVSDRGFIDTDDEFHTTMAKVYAAGDTVSGPSSVVKAMATGRKVARSIHYDLTGIREEVMVSRPDSRDFRCIPEELPKQNRTTMPERRATERKTNFNEVALGYNALQVTAEANRCLQCGVCSECLQCVEACGALKAINHYQEMEPVVEQCGAVIVADPAIAPNIKGDDIIRAYGPKAARPNINDMIVRGFDAAGRAMLLLGGASNKTKGHGRSVSLPDPGLSPEIRIGVFVCRCNDSLGWLDGMSNYLEELSASNPAIVHTEMLTSACVESGSADIIRAVREKAITRIVLASCVCCPLNFVCSACTDQRSRLKHNLFHGTGISRSMVETCNLRGEILRLVESQPELAIERYKGLLQRSIKRTLTLKPLAAVDRNYNFAAAVIGNSQSTMNSALTLAESDHEVFRFGTAEQPLKDLVQHPNIHNFPDWHVKDIKGTIGDFQILIENGGYAQVLRAGTVILGEKARRRIAYTHQEGLPSCTVEPVAQKYNVTGIPFAYPCATSVPGLYLAEPSDINVSKLKKGTAAAVMVAAAMPRGPRQSKGFTAAIDQQLCRGCGRCANVCLYHAVTLQPNEVGGWHAQIDEALCKGCGNCLSVCPTGAADSPFRNRAYLEQALEELLSKDTVHE
- a CDS encoding hydrogenase iron-sulfur subunit, translated to MNNQDTQQPLNILLFACNWGAHSAFLTLQDQRRPIPNEIRMVRTPCTGRIDRAMMLKAFAKGADGVALVGCEPGTCRYGSGTATSQRNTQDVQKVLDIMGLGGERLRFAAFLPEESEELLFFLQEFSADIRRLGPAGIKEAPVVPVPDLATRKQELQQLVETYDIHACQDCGKCTSACPLALIGKPFSPRAIASAVITGGIHAPGVQENAWSCLTCGICYERCPSAVNFPAFIKELRHLYRQTELPGREVHGGFFHSLMRSQTSPAIVPKRWTSLPEEIRIDPESPVLFFGGCAPYYDIFFGKRMEVETNRILLDSLRLLNFFDVTPRLLHDERCCGHDLLWSGDKENFTRLAQLNVDKLNALGIETVITTCPECYHTLHTTYAEQGFKPNFKVVHLYDFLEEQLDKGAVGFNEFDHAITFQDSCRLGRIEGRVDLPRKLLKRLKPKGFVEMKESGNASVCCGNCAWTGCDSFSKAMQVKRLEQAHATGSDLVVTACPKCQLHLKCAMEDPFRREQLSIELMDLTSVIAQTIRWE
- the hdrA2 gene encoding CoB-CoM heterodisulfide reductase HdrA2, translating into MSKITSAKPAGDQEPRIGVYVCHCGLNIAQSVDCKRVAESVENKDGVILSKDIVYACSEPGQQSIKQDIIDNGLDRVVIASCSPRLHEATFKKMIDSVGLNPYMLDMANLREQCSWVHMNDKENATLKAETLVNMAISRVRGLEPLYEETLPLTPKTLVIGGGVAGIQAALDLADSGYDVTLVEKSPSVGGVMAQIDKTFPTMDCSIUILGPKMTDVGRHPRIKLLTLSEVVDVKGYVGNFKVKILKKARYVDEKSCTACGDCAEVCPVVRPDEFNVGLGSRKAIYSPFPQAVPSSYLINAKECLGHNPAVCSKCVEVCAKGCIDFHMSDEEIIEEVGTIIVATGLQPYDPTEMDEYGYTRFENVLTSLEFERLVNASGPTKGSLIRPSDRQHPKSVGFIQCVGSRSAKKGGHYCSNICCMNTVKSSLIIKEHYPDIEVKVFYIDIRAFGKGFEDLYTRSRRTGTQYIRGLPGSVEENEDGSMRVAVENSASGKLEFHDLDMLVLAQGMKPAPSTQRLQEIMGLQLTSDGFYLEAHPKLQPVDAATRGIFFAGCAEGPKDIKDSVTQASAAAMRAIRVMHKGEITTEPITSTIIAEKCKSCGKCADVCPYGAITVDVKAKKPAVVNSAACAGCGTCAAECRFDAISMNHFTDAQIIGQVDTMLDEAPESKILTFACNWCSYAGADYAGVSRLQYPANVHLIRVMCSGRVDEKFIWEGFRKGAPVVLVSGCHIGDCHYIDANHWTEKRVARIHKKMEKIGIRPERLQLEWISAAEGIRFAETMKLMEEIRKSVTPEEIAETQNILSKL